In one window of Mastigocladopsis repens PCC 10914 DNA:
- a CDS encoding GIY-YIG nuclease family protein: MSRFLQRREYRDDHVPGYIYLMRAKGYHGLVPGCYLQRCKIGLSRNPEARLQTFIDNQPPCDIEIIKTIYVEDMEFVETTLHQRFKHCNVRLVKSREWFDLNPWQYAMVLWAFSRYESRRLSFENIPVRVVVGGLVALLGMGMLVGQSMREPQVQPSVEAIPGQR, translated from the coding sequence ATGTCACGTTTCCTCCAACGCCGTGAGTACCGTGATGACCATGTACCGGGGTACATATACTTAATGCGTGCCAAAGGGTATCACGGACTAGTCCCTGGTTGTTATCTTCAGCGTTGCAAGATTGGCTTATCTCGAAATCCTGAAGCACGTTTACAAACATTCATAGACAACCAACCACCATGTGACATTGAAATTATCAAGACTATCTATGTTGAGGACATGGAATTTGTAGAAACTACACTGCACCAAAGATTTAAGCATTGCAATGTCAGGCTAGTTAAAAGTCGTGAATGGTTTGATTTGAACCCTTGGCAGTACGCAATGGTGCTTTGGGCATTTAGCCGCTACGAGTCGCGGCGATTGAGCTTTGAGAATATACCCGTTCGGGTGGTTGTGGGTGGGCTGGTGGCGTTGTTAGGGATGGGGATGCTAGTAGGGCAATCCATGAGGGAGCCACAGGTACAGCCAAGCGTAGAAGCAATACCAGGACAGCGTTAG